CTTTGGACGATGCTAATAACCATCACAGCACTAGCAGTATTTAATTTGTAACCACTGCTGGCTTTCAATTTGCCAGTCCTCGCATCCCAAAAAATCCAACTGCCTTTCTTTTTACTGCATAATTGCTGCAGAATTCGAAGAGATGTTTGCTGAATATGCTTCTGCAGACTAGCACCATCAAAGGGTATCAAATTTTACAACAATTGTCATCTTCTTCTTGAAgagccagaaaattcaccacAGCAGCAGGAAGGAGGGTTGAAGGATGGAGACACAAAAAACCAGACTTCCTTTGTACTTGCAAGGGATTGTTAGTACAAAAAACTGAACCACTGAATTTACTTTGTTTTTGCAAATGGAAGAACAAGTGAAAGGGAAGAAGAAATAGGAAGAAGAACACCATTTGGACAATGGTTATTGACTTCCTGGAAATCGAATTCTGTATTTTTGGAAGTCCATTACAAGTAacaatttttattaaattttcaaTAAAAAGGCAATATTTGAGTAAATAATCCAAGGTGGCAGTTGTATAATTTGGACATACAATCAATGCCTATTTATAAATGAAGGTAACATTGGGTGGAAAGTCAATAAAAGTACTAAACACCATTTCAGCAAAAAAATCTGTCCCTCATTGGCAGGGGAAGGAAACATACATCcttacataaaataaaaaataaaaaaataaaaatcctgGAAGAACAAATATAACAACATAAAAAGATGATTGCAagtgctttaaaaaaaaaaaaaaagaagtatatTCTAAATCCGGGAGGAGAATAACCATTATCATTACCTTCCAACACACAACACTTTGAACTTTTTGCACGgcttttttctttgatttcttgaattttagGTTAAGAAAATTATACTGCAGCATTCTTATTTAACAATTTGCCGATTTATTACCAAGACACACAAGGATGCATTTTCTGTGTTGGAAAAACTGACCAGAGAGGAAGGGGGGGGGGCAAGAAAAACAAGGATGTTTGAAGAATAATAGACCTTATCGGCTGCTGCTTGTAGTGTAACATGGTCCCCCCACTCACCTGATCTGCAAATACAGAAAATCAGACCCAGAATTAGAAGCAGACTACAAAGGAATATATAAAGCATACAACTGCATCTTTGAACAATTTAGGGTATCGAATTGGAGGCATAATTATTCACAAATGAGTATCCTACTTAGCCATTTTCTTCCGATAACGCTTGTACTTCATTGGAACGTAACCTTCATATAAATTAGGGTAGTCCTTCAGCTGAAATAGATAAAGATTTGATGGcatgaaaaagttaaaattggGAATTCCAATAACTACAGGTAGAGTTGATAGCATTGGATCCAGTGCAAACAGATCTTCTTAATGCAATTGTGTCCAAGGCATTTAGAGAATTAACTTCTCAGGCAAAAAAGTTGCTAACGGAGGGGTGATTGAAAAAACAATCATTTGATGAACGTTGCAGAAGGCACTGCCAGCAGCTCATTCCGCTGGAGCAGATAGAAGGCCATAAATGTAATAGTCATACTGAAGAAAGTATACTGTGTACCTACAGAATGTAAAACTCATATAGGCTTGTAGTAGAGATATGTTACACGGAGATGGTCAAAATGTCACAAGAAATCTAGGCTGGAAATGTGCAAGTGCTAGCTGAAAATTTAGTGGATGGATTGCTTGATCAAAGGACCCTTGACAACATgacaaatattttctttttcgaaTAACAGATACTAAAATACCATTTAATTTGTCATGAAATAAGCATTCAACCTTCCAAGTGTAATTTCTAAACCAATAAAAATTAAACTGGCTAGCATCATCAATCAACAGACTAACAAGGAAAATGGCTGATCAAGATAAGAGACATTACACTTGAAAAAAGGTGACAGATGGTATAAGATCTTTCACATAAAAGATGTAACAAACACAAGTAATCAACATTGTATAgacaccaaaacatcaaaattaaGCAGCAAAATAAGGTCATGCCctattttgtataattatatttgACTCCATGAGACTGCTTACCCATCTACAAAAGAGAGCATCAAAACCACAAACATAATTCCTGGACATAATTATTGACCAAATATATAATAGATTATAGTTAATCTATTCGGCATAACACCTAACTCAAGTCTCAGTATCGCAGAAGCTGCCCTAGCACAAACCTGTTTCACAACCTCCTTCCTGACATGCCTATGATGCTCTGGGGACCTATAAAGCTGGTCTGAAAGAGCTCGGAACTGAAGAAAAGGACAAATATAAATGAACAGATGAATGGCATCAGGATCTTAAAGGCAACAAGAAATTAGCAAACCTGACAATTGCCATCTCCTGAGACCTTGACTTCATATAAACCATAAACATTTAGCCTGAAAGAAGATCAAAGAAGGAAAACATTCACCAGCTTATCCCAGCTGAAGAGTTAAAGGAGTAGAAGAGAAGGCTgcatcttttccttttcctggtAAGCAAGTTATAGCCTTGGTACCTATtgataattaattattttcaacAATATCAAAAGGTAATAGCATGATCTTATTTAAACTCTTTCTCTCTATTCTGTTACAGACAGAGGCAAGCATATACACAAAGAGACATTGGTTGGTCAGGATGTGGAGCAGATGGAGCACCTTGATGGCTGTAACCGCAGAGAGTATTTTCTGGTAAAGTTTAGTAAGCTTTTCAAAGTACAGAGGAAATTTTTCCCACTCTATCATAGAAAATGGTACTAAGTTCTGTCGACAAAGCCCTAGCAACTGCCCCTGGTTTCAGTTATCATGGACAGAGCAAGCATTGCAGCCGAGGGTGATGAGATACACCTTTCTTCATGCAGCTAAAGCGATCCAATGTGGTACGCATGAAAGAAGCTAGTTGTGTCTTCTCAACTTTACATAGTCCAACATCATATCTTCTTTCTGTTTTATCTAACAAGCCATAATTTCTAGAAATACAATCTTAAGTCCCTTCCCTCAAGACAATCAAGTAGATAGAAGATGGGAAAAAAATATAATCCAGAGTAACCTCAAATCATACAATTCAACTATATATGATTCCATTGCTCCAGTATTTAAAAAGATTATGCAAGAAAGTATTTAGTCTGCAGAACAGGGCATGGAAGAACAAATAAGCTACTCTTCCTAGAGgcgaaaaggggaaaaagataGTAAATTTGCCTAGTATAAGATTTAAAGGCATTATTGAATATAATTTCATAAAGAACAACAAAAATAGGTGGGACTGATTCCCACTATAATGTCTTAAGGCTGCATTTTGATTATTAAGCAGAACAGTTAATTGATCAAGGATAAACTTGGGAAATCCGCAAACTAGTAGAGGGAGCTACGCAATCAAATTTAGAaggctttgattttttttctttttctgaggGACTCAACCTAGTCAATATCTTCTGAACATCTTTAGGAATGATTTACCTTAGCCTCCTCTGGAATTTAATTCTAATTATAGAACCTGCACAATCTTATTTCGATTATAATAGTAAACATTCAAGTTTCATTTCAGTTTCTACACCTTTCTTGCCAAGACAATTTCAAAGCTTGGTTGATGAGTAGATGGGAAGTAACTAAGTATTGTTCTACTCAAAAGAATGTAAGCTTATAGAGGTTGGTTGATCATCCTACAGAACCAATACAACTTAAATATTTAGCTCAGCCTTTAAGACAGATTTCTTATACGCAGACTCGAAGTAAGGGTAAGCTCATGCATTACTCTTAACAGACTATAGCAATGTTATTGTCGTACACTGGGCTTTATCTAGATTGCTGACCTCATACAAATATGAAACCTGGTTAATCTCTATAGCCATCCAAAATCAAGATCTCATTTTCTTCAGTAAAGAGATTACTTCTAAGAAAACAAATCTGTGCATGCAATAGTATAGAACCACTATACACCCGTGCCAAATTTTAtgtcagtttttctttttcagattGCTCCAATATAAAGTTCACCTTCATCAAATGAAAAGTCTCTCTCTTCAGACACGCAGTAAAAGAAGTTGGAAACTCATGAGAttcattaaattttattttttagcctTTACAAAACATAAGAGGCAATGTCAGCAGAGTTAGAAAGTTCTAGTATAATGTCAACCAAAACCACACAAGGGGGTCACATAACTTTAAAAAAGTTACAGGGCATCTGAAGGCATTACTCTTTAAGCGGAGAAACTAGGTAGTATATCAAGCACATCAATTGATCAGAATAAAGTAATCTTATTGTTAGAAGGCCTAACATCTGCCCAAGTGTTCTAGCGTCAAATGTTCTTTTGACTGTCATTCTCCAAATACACAACAGTTCATAGCATCTTTCTTACTCGAAATTGCAAAAGACTAAAAATCCTCAAATAGTACAATCCAACTCTCTGACTTTAATTCACAAATATCCAGCTAGAAATGGCCTCTTCCTTCTTTGTCCCAGAAGGCAAAAATCCCTTTGTTCTACATGGCATTTATAAGAATCCCTTTGTTCTATTTTATATGATATACATGTTACTCCGGATGTAAAACATTTGGCGCTGACCCTAGAAGGAAATATCTTACAAATTTTTAAGCACGCAGATAGTAGTTGGTGATGTTGGGCTGATCATATTCCAATTTCCTATCTTCACAATTAACCTAAATTACACATGGTTAATGTTTTCCCCATTTTATCATAGAGTTGCCAATATCATTCAACACACAGAGCTGATTCAAAAGCTACCATATAAAATGAGATGGAAAGAGGCTGCTATTTACAAGAGTTCACTTCTTGGCCAATTTTACAAATCAAGAAATGTTTCTGAACTGTATACTCCTTGTGGCAATAGTATGATAGATAAGAAGAGATCACAAGTGATAAAAGATAGTAAAACTCAATAGAACAGTTTTATATGAAGTTTTTCATCATATTTTTTACAGTTTCCCTACTAATGAAGAGAGCAAGACACACAGACAGACAGATGGCCTGTGTCTCTGCATGTGtgcgtgagagagagagagagactgcAATGAATCTGTAGACTAACCTCTGAAATAACCGCTGGTAATCCAAACTAGCATCACTCGAGTCCGGGATGTAAGAATTTATTTTTGGAACATGCTGTGATTCCAAACAaaaattggaatgaaattaGAACATCCAAAAATTTGTAACAGTATTTTGTTCACTTCTTCAATGTTTTCATAGTTTTTGAAAGAATGTAGGTTTCCCCTACTACAGCATGGCGTCAAAGTAAATTATTGCAGAGTTTTTTTCCCAGAATAATATACAGAGAGACAAAAACAACTATGTTTAGACAATAACCAAATTGTAATGTAGGACTATGTATGTCTTACAGGAATAGGTGCTAGATGGGAAACCCTTTGACCAACTGCCCCATCTAATTTAGCATACTCCTCAGAGAGCACCATGGCAATCATCTTATCATCCTCTATGTCTTGTTGACTGCTGGATGAAGTTGAAGTAGAACATTCACCAAGGCTTGCATTCCCATTTGTCATAGTTTGTTTATCAAAAACTTTCAGCTTCCTCGAGCAGTTGACAACAAAGAGCTTATAGCTTCCTCAAATCAATCAACACAGAACTTTATATACTCTAATctgcaagcaaaagaaaatttggtaCATTTACTCCGTCAGACAGGATATCCAAAACTCAAAACTCCCAgcacatttttagttttttaaccTATGATTTAGGAATGCAAGAACAAAATCAATAGGAAATTCAAAATATACCAACGGTGCAACTAATATAGGTGCCTAAGACTAAACTGGAGTGCTAAGAATGGACAGTTCATAATTGAAAGTAAGAACTTCCAACCAAGAGATGCAAGTGAAAATGGAGGAAACTCTCTCACCAAATTGACAAATAACACCATATATGACCATATGAGTGCTCTATATGCAAGCCAACCATTTGTAAGAACAGATTCTCGGAATTCTCAGCTAAAAGAATGCAGGGAAAATAAGGTTAACCCTCTTGCTAAACTCACAAATAACACCATAAATGAGTAGAATTGATGCTCAATTTATAAGTCAACCTTTTGATCCGTGAAAACACGTTTGACAATGAAAGCTATTGAGGTAGGTAAGCGTGTTCAACTATTTAGGAAAATCAAGCATTGGAATGATTCCAATTTCCAAGCATCTATTTCTGGAAattaaaaatactttttttCATCCAATGTTTGATTAATCGTATTTCCCTGCAAAATCCAACATTCACTCAAGATCCAAAACTTCTAATTGATTCATTCTCACGGAAACTGTCGGCAGAATAAAAAGACGATCTTTTTCAACAGATTATTGGGACATTCCTGGTCAGACAGTTAAATGGCATTTGATGACACGAAAAGGGTTCGATTCATTCACAGGTTTCAATCCAATCACATAATCAAAGACccaaaattttgaagaaaacagaAAGCATCACAACATTAGCAGCAGGAATCATTCAGCTTTACCTTGAGGCTTGAAGATGGATGACAGTTTCAGCAGCTTTCTGGTGGGAGAATGAAGGAATGAAGGAAGAAACTTTCGAGATTCCGAGTTGTGGACCTGGCAAGAAATGGAGTGTGGGGAGTTTCGGCTTGCAACTAACGCGGCAAATCTTGGAGTGTGAGCCAATGGAAGTTTGGAACCTTGAGCAGTTGATCAAACAGGTGACACGGAACCGAACAAAATCCTAATTTTTGGCagatattttgaatttttaaattgtccaaaattgcacTCAACCTCTCTTGTCAACGTGTACATTTTTCTCTCGCTTGtctctttccttcttttccttttcttttttgataagAAATGGATTTATTTGAGGGCAAATTACACTAAAACCCCTTGGATTAGTGTGAATAACCTGtttggcaaatgaatttttttatcaattttttcgCTTACAactttttaacaactttaattacagtaatttcaaaaactccttaaaatttttaaaatacacaCTTTACAATACCTAGAAAcacactaaaataaaaaaataaattcttcTTTCTATTCTTCTACTTTCTCCTCCCATCTCAACTCACCACTCCACCACCGACTAACATTGATGCCAGCCGCCAGtcacctttttttaaaaaaatttttctttgctTTCTCCCCTCTCCCTCCTTCTCCTCCCTGCCTCTCCTCTCCCCTCCCCCTCACTCCACTCTCACCCACCACTTCCTCCCCTCGTCTTCCTCCCCCTGCAACCCTCCCTATCTCCCATGCACGATCTGGGAGTGTTAGGGTTTGTCAAGGTTTCAATCTTTCGGACATAATAATATACGAGCCATATTCTTGCATCATATTTTCACTAGTGATATACCAGAAAAACAAAACCAGACACTCTTAACAGGTTAATAATGTCTTCCTCAATTGATCAGAAAGTAATGAAgtaagggaaaaaagaaaaaaaaaagaaaaaagaaagggactCTATGGTGATGCATCTTTATACAGTGTGAGCTCAGGTGGTAACAGTTACCCACCCGGATGCTGCAAGTAGCTCAGCTCATATCATAACAGTCATCCACCCAGTGGCGGTAAGTAGCTACAGTGGCGGAGTGGTATTTCTGAGAAAAGGGGTGACAACACAAGACAAAAGGGTCGCAGTGGGCTGAGGGGAACCACTTGCAAAATGAGAGATTAATCCAATCCACAGGTGATTAGGGGCACCTTCAACCGCAGTATTGAAATAGATGGCTGAGATCGAGCAGAGCACCTCCTACCCGATCTACAACCGCCCATAACACAGTGCAGTCCCATACCAAGGACTTGAGCAGTCAGGCTAGCAAGTATTTCTGGAGGCTTCCAGGTAGCCTAGAGATTCTTGAAATTACTTGCAAGGTGTAAAGAACAACCTAGACACCTAACAGTTAATTAGGGGGGTACACAATAAATGGCAATAACCATAAACAACagattcaaaaacaaaaatgacaGTCAACTGCATGATATCTTAACAGTTTTGTGTCAATTGGCATATATTGCTAATCAACTCAAAAATATTACACCCATTTGGATCACCAAATCCAATAACTATAGCGACCAATGAAGAATAACATGTTGGAGAGAGAAAATTTTGCAAGCTAGAAAGCACCCCAAAATTGCAGGCCACTCAGATTCAATGGCGATCATTACTCGTTATCGGAGTAATTAAACTTTACTGAGTGTGATTGCAAGTCAATCTGCCCTCCTCTATAGCTACCACGCTTCTTCTTGGTCTTTTCATGCCGGAAGCCCctgaaagaaagagagagagagagagagagagagacagttTGTTCTGGTTAAGCTGCCACCAAAATACAAACAATGATGTATACGTAAAAGGCAGCTACTTCCAAACTGCATGTGCAAAGGGCCCAGCCATGTTAACTCAAGAATGACAGGTTTTACTCCTATTGTACGGAAGCATACAATATTAAATCATGACTAAGCAACTGTGAAGAAAAATACTCAGTTGAGGCCTTTAGATCTCTGCCACAGGTTCCTCTTTCAACAATTTGCTCAATGTACTAACTATCATAAGAATTGCTAAGATGTGAAAAATGACCTTTAGAACCAAAAACTGGTCCAAAAGGCAGAATGGTGTTCAAACATAATACATTCCAAACTTTAAATTCCAACAATATGACGGAAAGCCCAAGATCCCAATTATATTAGCAAATGGGCGAACTTTAAGAAAGAAGCTCTCTTAACACTTGCATGGTTCCACTTGATGCCCACTTATAGGTCTTTCTATTCATTGTATATCTTCTGCAATGCTGCATTATAACCCTAAAACTAAAAGTTATGACCCATTTTCATCTTTAACAATACAACTTAGGCAGGTTATCCATTCACCttcaattcattttttccttagacgaatttttgtgaatttaatTATGTGGAGACTTATTGTTATTCTAAATTTCTTTCTGTATTTATCAGCAGAGTTCCACCTCATATCTATTTATTCACCAGAAAGAGTCTTTTCCCTGTGATAGGAACCAATTTACAAACAAGGAAGCAAAAAATCGTTTGACCATGAAGCACAATTCGATGATAAGAAATTAGAATACAGACCTTCCTTTCACCTGGCCCAGGACTTCTTGTGCTTTTGCACCATAACCAATTTCTGCACCactctacccaaaaaaaaaagaaacaaaaaaatcttGAGGGCAAGAAAAGTGTAAAAGCACACTATTATTTTTTCTGCTTCCAGGATTGGAAAATGGAAGCTGTAAAATATAAAAGTCCTCAAACCTTTGCCCAATAAGAATTATCCTGAAGCCTCTCATCAGCAAACTCCACTGCATCGACTTTCACCCTTTGAAAAGCATTCACTGTTTTAGGCTGCAGTAATGGTGACAGGTTTAGGTTGTCTTGAATGATTAGCCCAATTAGTGAAACATGCAGACGGGATACTGGAAAAAGGTAAAACGACTGCATTGAGCAGTACGTTTTCTAGAAGACAATGTACATAGAAGAGACACGCACAAACGTCCACACAATTacacccacacacacacacacacacagagccCAGGGTAAAAGCTGCCTATTAAGTGCTGCCATTGGTGTTTTTACATGGCCAAAAGATCAGGTAAATAATAAACAGTATGCATACCTCAGCAGATCCATTGCGCTGTTTCCTAGCAGATTTCTGCGCAGCAGATCTctcaccaccatttttcttgagaACCCCCTCTGTGTTTACATTGAACTGTTTCTGTGGCTCACTAACATCGCCATTCTCCTTTTCCGTTTCTCCACCAACATGACCATCACCTCCAAGAACTGAATTGACTTCACCTTGCTTCACAACAACCTCAGCTTCTTCTATGCCTTCAGTTTTTCTCCTTTTGGATTCTTCAATTGCTGCTCCTTCAACAGGCTTATCCTTATTTTCATCAGAAGCAgatctttttctcttctttgacTCCTTGTTGGCAACATTATCTGATGTCTCCTGtgaatttcctttgttttccacACCAGTATCAGATAcatcctttttctttctcttcttttctttcagtTTCAGTTTACTATCATCCAATGGGACATCTACAGTGTCCGTGTCTGTGTTCCTGATAACTGCACTTTCTGCTCCCTTGCCATCATCAACAAGAGAAACCATCCTTAGCTTCTGCTTCTTCAACTTATCCTTAGGTTTAGTTGTCTCTGAAGAGTCTTTATTGCCATTGGCACTGATAATTTCTAAACTTTCTGGTTTTCCTTCAATGACCTTAGGCAATGAGTCTTCTTGTTTTCCATTATCATCAAGTGATTCAGATGTTAacttatttttcttcttcttcttcttcttgtctaTCGGCTCCTTCATGAACTCATCCGCCTTCACCTCAGAAATAACAGATTTGGCATCGTCGTTTTCTTCagtactcttttttttcttcttcttactAGCAGTTTCTACAGGAGCATCTTTGTCCATCGTCCCATCAGCACCTTGTTCTGCACAAAGTCCTAGGATAAGCACAAACCAATACATTGACCTGCTAAGCTTAATAGTACTTGAAACAGGAAATCAGATTTGACACAAGGGAGGAAGGCAGGAACAATAGTATCATTAAGTTCTGTTTTGTCAAATACCTTGCTCCTTTTGGCCTTTGAAATCTGTATCAGCACTTCTACTGCACGTCAGAGAAGCTCAACTAGCATGAGAAACAGAAGCTGAAGCTATGTGCAAAATGTGAATCGGACAATATTAAATCTCCATGCATGGAAACctattataaaaatatacatttttgaAAGATGGAACCAAAAAATGTCTACGTCATACATCTGTGAAAATCATTTTTCCTATCAATAGGTGTTGGTCACATTGGCCAAAATGGAAAAAGCATTCCCATGGTAAGGTATTATCATATTTAGCAAGCATGATCTTTTGGATGGGAAGCTTTTCATAAAATAGAGACTCCTCATTAGCAAACTCGTCATCAATCCATTACCTGCAATCTCATTCAAGCCTTGGGAAGGTAAGCAAGCActaagtaaaaaattttcagctAATAAACAGGCTTAGGACTGAATATCACATATTTTAACAGCCGTTTTATTCTTGTCACACTTCGGCATTTTGATGTTGATTCCTCATTTTGAGACACCACAACCACCAGGTTACTTGGACACAGATCCACATTTTATGACATAAGCAACTGCTTTAAACATCAAGATAGATCATTTTGAGATGAATATTTTTACTCTTAAAGCAAATATGGTTTCTGCGATGAAAGATTTAAATCTACAACTGTCAAATATACTGAGATCCTAACACCAtcaaattacaaaacaaatgaccAATCCAATATCTCCCCTATTTACAAGTAGTTTATGCCTGCgatgttaaaaaaaatgaagggaaaaaaaagactGCTGAGAGATAATTAAGTCAGATCACTAAGTGGATAATAGAAGTGCCACATGCAagttgaccgtgacttttcaacTTTTGATGTCTAAAAAATCTTCCTCATCTATCATATGATGCATGAAAATTGCCAGTGGGGAGGCCACTGTGTTACGTAAGCAGTCTAATCAAAGGGTCTAAAAGGGGTTGCTCCCACTGCTTATAGTCTAATACCCTTATTATCAAACATAGTAATATGCTTCTGTTTACCTTTGCTATTGATAACTAGCATATCAAAGTTCTCTGACATGGAAAAATTCTTGCTACCAACTCTAATGGCAGAATTTTCTGACTACATTCCTGATTTAACAAGCTtactttttattcatttttttgttttctttaataaattagGTGGGCAGAATAAGTCAAGAAAACTCtgccaaaaaatttcaaactgCATTTCTAGAGCAACAATAAAACTCTGCTAAAACACagcaaaaaagtcaaaattcaaaaaaacaaaattttcattgTCACATTTCAAGCCTACCAGTTATCTAAATATTTGCAGTACATCTCCTCCAAGTCAAATGAATCTGCCTTCCAAGAATCATCCTGCAgtaaaatcatgattaactgttACAGTCTGGCCATTTAAAACATTAATACAAAAGTTACTGAATCTGAATTCAGAAGGCAGAATTCCATCTTACATTAGGACATAAGCAAAAATGCATGCATCACTACTCTGCTGATAAAGCACTAAACTTTTTCACAGCCCAATGTTCAGGCAGTCAATTTATCATACAATTAAAACAAACATCCAATAAGTAAAGGTTTACAGCCTTAAAAAAACATCATTTATATAAAATTACTACAGTTAACATTTTTTAGAAACACCCAAAAAGCAACCATCCAAACAGAGccctaaaatttgaaaatagaaTTTTTGTTTAAAGATCAAATGGTAGTGCAATGCCAATAACCAATATCCGTAGAGCCAATAACGCCATACCCTTCTGAAAAACGTCTACTAAATCAAAGTATACAGTCTTACACAACAACATTGTACATTCTGCTTCACCACATCTATATCTTTCTCTACCAGAACGATAAATTTATCTTTGCCTATCTAAATTTGGGCATGCCTATGGATTTCAATCGCATAAAGTGTAGTGTATTTTTCAAAAGCTTCATAATGAAGTATCAAATTACCTCAACTTGAGCTTCTTTCAAGAAGCGCTTAAACGTCTTGGCAAAACCCTTGTCATGAATATACTGAATGACAGAGTGAAGAAGAGCAATCTTAGTTTCAGGCTGCTGCTGCTCCTCCTTAACTAGCGTTTTCGTCATTGTCCGTCCTGTGCGCTTGAGCTTTCCCTTCTCCTTCTGCTGTGCAAGGAGAACCTGGCGAGGCTTGAAAGCAACAATTCGTCTTGAAACTGAGCTATTGCTCTCTTCTCCTCCTTGGATCATACACTGACATTATtaatatcaaaaaaatcaaaaactaattcttttttccaaattcaattcaattacctcaaatacaaaaaaaaaaagcaaaaaaaaaaaaaaaacatgtacaAGCTAGGTGGTGGATGAGAAATTTCAAACTACACATACAAACAGCAAAAAACAAATGAGgtagaaaaacaaataaaaaagaagaaaatgttaTCGAAATCAATCATTAATTCTTCCAATTTTGCAGTAACCTGACAAATTATGCAAATAAGAGTcaataacaacaacaaaaattagaaaaaacaaCATCCCCAAGCCATTGACTAGAAATTTCAATTAGTATCTAAACAGCTTAAgctaaaatggaaaattaaaaaaaaaaaaaaaagggaaaggagaAAAAGTTCTTACCAGCTGGGTTGTGAAGAACAGGAAGGCGGCAGGGAGGAGAAGGTGGAAGTTTCTGgaagatgatattatttttctttagcaaTTAATAGTACTGCTAAGCAGTAGAACTAGGGTACAAGGAATTAGCGGATATGATTAGGGTTTTTTATTTTTCGGGTTCGGGTTAAGGATGTGGGTTGGTTTGAAGATGGATAGTCACAAGACACAACAACAATTAGGTTTAATTACATTTTCTACCCCTGAACTTGTATATATGGGACATGTTGTACTAGAGTTTTGTATGCAAGTGAAAATTGTCACATTACATTGTACAATAAGGA
This region of Coffea arabica cultivar ET-39 chromosome 3c, Coffea Arabica ET-39 HiFi, whole genome shotgun sequence genomic DNA includes:
- the LOC113735162 gene encoding uncharacterized protein isoform X2, with translation MTKTLVKEEQQQPETKIALLHSVIQYIHDKGFAKTFKRFLKEAQVEDDSWKADSFDLEEMYCKYLDNCRSADTDFKGQKEQEQGADGTMDKDAPVETASKKKKKKSTEENDDAKSVISEVKADEFMKEPIDKKKKKKKNKLTSESLDDNGKQEDSLPKVIEGKPESLEIISANGNKDSSETTKPKDKLKKQKLRMVSLVDDGKGAESAVIRNTDTDTVDVPLDDSKLKLKEKKRKKKDVSDTGVENKGNSQETSDNVANKESKKRKRSASDENKDKPVEGAAIEESKRRKTEGIEEAEVVVKQGEVNSVLGGDGHVGGETEKENGDVSEPQKQFNVNTEGVLKKNGGERSAAQKSARKQRNGSAEPKTVNAFQRVKVDAVEFADERLQDNSYWAKSGAEIGYGAKAQEVLGQVKGRGFRHEKTKKKRGSYRGGQIDLQSHSVKFNYSDNE
- the LOC113735162 gene encoding uncharacterized protein isoform X1 is translated as MIQGGEESNSSVSRRIVAFKPRQVLLAQQKEKGKLKRTGRTMTKTLVKEEQQQPETKIALLHSVIQYIHDKGFAKTFKRFLKEAQVEDDSWKADSFDLEEMYCKYLDNCRSADTDFKGQKEQEQGADGTMDKDAPVETASKKKKKKSTEENDDAKSVISEVKADEFMKEPIDKKKKKKKNKLTSESLDDNGKQEDSLPKVIEGKPESLEIISANGNKDSSETTKPKDKLKKQKLRMVSLVDDGKGAESAVIRNTDTDTVDVPLDDSKLKLKEKKRKKKDVSDTGVENKGNSQETSDNVANKESKKRKRSASDENKDKPVEGAAIEESKRRKTEGIEEAEVVVKQGEVNSVLGGDGHVGGETEKENGDVSEPQKQFNVNTEGVLKKNGGERSAAQKSARKQRNGSAEPKTVNAFQRVKVDAVEFADERLQDNSYWAKSGAEIGYGAKAQEVLGQVKGRGFRHEKTKKKRGSYRGGQIDLQSHSVKFNYSDNE
- the LOC113735161 gene encoding OVARIAN TUMOR DOMAIN-containing deubiquitinating enzyme 12-like, whose product is MTNGNASLGECSTSTSSSSQQDIEDDKMIAMVLSEEYAKLDGAVGQRVSHLAPIPHVPKINSYIPDSSDASLDYQRLFQRLNVYGLYEVKVSGDGNCQFRALSDQLYRSPEHHRHVRKEVVKQLKDYPNLYEGYVPMKYKRYRKKMAKSGEWGDHVTLQAAADKFAAKICLLTSFRDTCFIEIIPQYQAPKRELWLSFWSEVHYNSLYELRDAPVQHKPKRKHWLF